Within Armatimonadota bacterium, the genomic segment GGCGAGCAGATGGCCGGGATCGGTCTCCCCGCGCGGGCCGAGCTTGTCGTAGCGGAGCTCGAATGACTGCCCTACGCGGTGGAAGTTTGCCAGCGACCGCGCCAGGGCGAGCACGTCGTTTCGGTGCCCCTCGCGCAGATGCCGTCCGGCGGCAAAGGGATACACCTCCCACACCTGCGAATCGGTCCGCCAACTTGTGCTTCGTAGCGAAGCAGCCTCGCTACTTCGCACAGTAGCATACGATTGCCCGTCCACCGACACGCAGGGCGCCACAACGGGCACCCCGTTGTCGGCCAGCAGCCGAAGTGCGGCGTGATCGAACGCCACGCGCTCGGGATCGGCATACCCCTCGTACCTGCGGCGCGCCACCCATTTGCCGCGGTCCGTCTTCACCGCGAAGCTGAGGTTGCGCGTGCCGCCGACCCGGCGCGACGAGGCCGGCTCGCCGAGGCCGAACCGCGCGCAGAGCTCGGCAATCAGATCCGTCACCGGGCCCCCTGAAGGATCACCACCCGGCCGTCGTCCAACTCAACGACGATCTC encodes:
- a CDS encoding phosphotransferase; translation: MTDLIAELCARFGLGEPASSRRVGGTRNLSFAVKTDRGKWVARRRYEGYADPERVAFDHAALRLLADNGVPVVAPCVSVDGQSYATVRSSEAASLRSTSWRTDSQVWEVYPFAAGRHLREGHRNDVLALARSLANFHRVGQSFELRYDKLGPRGETDPGHLLA